GGCTATGAGGACTCTGGTTGTAGGTGATATCCATGGTAAACGCATATTATTTGAGCGGCTGCTGGAACAAATGAAATACCAGCCTGGCAAGGATCGGCTGGTATTAATTGGTGATCTCGTAGACCGAGGAGAGGACTCGCGTGGCGTGGTTGAGCGTGCAATTGAGTTGAAAAAACAGGCTCCCCAGACGGTCACGGTTATTCGGGGCAATCACGAAGTCATGATGCTTTCAGCCTTGGCGCAACCTGGCAGCGAAGAAGTTGAGCTATGGTACATCAATGGCGGGATTGAGACGCTGCAAAGTTATCTTGACGAGGAAGGCAACCTCACAATTCCGGAAGAACATTGTAACTTTATTGCCGATTTGCCTACTTGGGATGAGGACGAACACGCCATTTATGTTCATGCCTCATTGGTAGAAGATGGGAGTGGTGGCTTTTTTCATCCCAAGGAAACCCCTGACCATCCAGCGCTAATCTGGGCGCGTAATCGTCACTTTTTTGCCGAATACGGAGGCAAGACCGTAGTTTTCGGTCACACGATTACAGGTATGCTTTTCGGAGAGCGGGAAAAGGTTTGGTTACGAGACCATTTGATCGGAATAGATACGGGTGCTTATTTGACAGGAGTTCTCTCAGCAATTGAACTTCCTTCACGCAACGTTTTTAGCGTTAGCGAAGACACAGGCCAGGAAGAGCCGCAAGGTTTGGCTGAAAACAAGAAGAAATTTTGGCTCTAGCAACTAACTGAATAACAAAGGGTAAGCCACTGGTTTGAGCAGTGCGACTCGCACAGCTTTGAGCGTTCTAGGAGTAAACTTTTCCTCTGGAGGCTTGATGAGCCTTAACCAGAGGAGAACTTTATTTCTGGAACAAAGTTATCAGAGCTTGTCCCACACCAAGTGGGATTGCAAATATCACGTGGTGTTTGTCCCCAAATATCGGCGCAAGGTGTTGTACCGTGAGTTGCGGCAGCAGTTGGGGGCGACCTTCCACGAACTGGCGCGGCAAAAAGAGTGCCGCATGCTAGAAGGCCACCTCGTGGCGGATCATGTGCATATGTGCATTGAGATCCCGCCCAAGCACTCAGTGGCCTCGGTGATCGGGTTTATCAAGGACAAAAGCGCGATTGCGATTGCGCTTTTGCAAGGCAAAGAACGCGACTTCAATGGCGAATACTTTTGGGCGCGCGGCTATGCGGTTTCGACGGTCGGTTTCAACGTCGAGCAAATCTGCAAATACATTCGCGAGCAAGAAGGTTCGGACGGCAGCGGACGTTTCTAAACGGGTTTGGAGATTTTGACTTGCTCAAGGTCACCCTACCCATTCAATAGGTCGAGCGTCTTTGCGACGCTCACGCTCATCAAGCCACCCGCTTTGCGGGTGGTGTCTGACTTGCCAACCGTTACTGAAACGCCCCACGAGAAAGCCGCGCCTCTCCAATAACTATTTGCCGAAAAATCATGCAAACAATGCGAAACCGGCTTGACAGACCAGGGACTGATTCGTATAGTCACGGGCTTTGTCGGGTACATTCTACTCGGCAAACAAATTAAGCAGCGTTTTGAAGGTCGTTAAGTGCAGAGGCGCTGCTTGCTGGTTGAATTTGGGATTACACTTTGACAACCAGATGAGAAAGTATTGTGGCGTTGCGTTTCTAGCGCATTCATCGTTCCAAATAGGATAGCCAAAATTGCGGGCAGCAATTTTGGCTATCCTGGTCAGGAGAATACGCCACAGAGAAACTCGGCGACGTTGGGACGCCAAATCTGCACATGTTTAATTAGACGAATATCCCACATTCCTAAACAGTTTCATCAATAGGGCAGTGATCAAGTTATTGGGTAAGTCCAGTATTTGTTTTCACTGACACGAATGCAAGTTTGAGCGCGGATGAGCCTCTTATTTTCAGCCACAGTGGTGGCACGCTGAGAGGATTAAGCGTTCGGATAGAGTACTATGCCAACTATTAGCCAGTTAGTACGCAAAGGCCGTAAGGCAGTACGTTATAAAACTTCCAGCCCCGCGTTGCAGTCATGTCCGCAACGTCGTGGGGTTTGCGTCCAGGTGAAAACGCAAACGCCAAAAAAGCCGAATTCGGCTTTGCGCAAAATTGCACGCGTGCGTTTAACCAACGGGATCGAAGTGACTTCGTATATCCCTGGTATTGGGCACAACTTGCAGGAACACTCGATTGTGTTGGTGCGTGGCGGACGTGTGAAAGATTTGCCGGGTGTACGATATCACATTGTGCGTGGCACACTTGATTCTGCCGGTGTTGCCAATCGCAAGCAGGGACGTTCAAAATATGGCGCGAAACGTCCGAAAGAAGGAGTTGCTGTGCCAGCCAAAGGCGGAGCGAAGAAGAAATAACCCAGAGCAGAAACTAGGTTGAAGCAACTATGCCGAGAAGAAGAGAAGTTCCTAAACGCGAGATTTTGCCTGACCCAGTATACAATAGCCCGTTGGTGGCTAAATTCGTCAACACTCTGATGTGGGACGGCAAAAAGGCCGTGGCGGAAGGCATCCTTTATGGCGCGCTCGATAAAATTAAGGCGAAGAGCGAAGAAGATCCACTGAAGATTTTCAAAAAGGCGATTGAGAACCTTCAGCCTAAGGTTGAAGTCAAATCCAAACGTGTGGGCGGTGCCAACTATCAAGTGCCGGTCGAGGTAAATGCCAGTCGTCGGGTAGCGCTGGCGATGCGCTGGCTGGCAAACTATGCCCGCGAGC
This is a stretch of genomic DNA from Acidobacteriota bacterium. It encodes these proteins:
- a CDS encoding serine/threonine protein phosphatase yields the protein MRTLVVGDIHGKRILFERLLEQMKYQPGKDRLVLIGDLVDRGEDSRGVVERAIELKKQAPQTVTVIRGNHEVMMLSALAQPGSEEVELWYINGGIETLQSYLDEEGNLTIPEEHCNFIADLPTWDEDEHAIYVHASLVEDGSGGFFHPKETPDHPALIWARNRHFFAEYGGKTVVFGHTITGMLFGEREKVWLRDHLIGIDTGAYLTGVLSAIELPSRNVFSVSEDTGQEEPQGLAENKKKFWL
- the tnpA gene encoding IS200/IS605 family transposase, translating into MSLNQRRTLFLEQSYQSLSHTKWDCKYHVVFVPKYRRKVLYRELRQQLGATFHELARQKECRMLEGHLVADHVHMCIEIPPKHSVASVIGFIKDKSAIAIALLQGKERDFNGEYFWARGYAVSTVGFNVEQICKYIREQEGSDGSGRF
- a CDS encoding 30S ribosomal protein S12, translating into MPTISQLVRKGRKAVRYKTSSPALQSCPQRRGVCVQVKTQTPKKPNSALRKIARVRLTNGIEVTSYIPGIGHNLQEHSIVLVRGGRVKDLPGVRYHIVRGTLDSAGVANRKQGRSKYGAKRPKEGVAVPAKGGAKKK
- the rpsG gene encoding 30S ribosomal protein S7 — encoded protein: MPRRREVPKREILPDPVYNSPLVAKFVNTLMWDGKKAVAEGILYGALDKIKAKSEEDPLKIFKKAIENLQPKVEVKSKRVGGANYQVPVEVNASRRVALAMRWLANYARERGEKTMVDRLAAEILDAAASKGNSVKKREDVHRMAEANKAFANYRW